Below is a genomic region from Deinococcus koreensis.
CAGGAGCTGCACGCCGGCTGGACCCGGCCCGCTGGAGCCGGCCGGATCGGCGTGGCCCTGCAGTCCGACTCGGCGCGCGGGGTGGATGAGGCCGCCGCCCGCCTGCGCGCCGCCGGGCATTCCGTCCCCGAGCCCTACGACGCCCCCTGGGGCCAGCGCTACCTGACCGTGACCGACCCCGACGGCGCCGCTGTGGACGTGTTCGCGTGGCAGTCCGGGCACGGCGCGGCCGACTGATACCCATTGCGGCCCAGTCGCTCAAGTTTGAGCGACTGGGCCCGACCGAAGGGAGAAGCAACCAGGACGCGTGGCGCGATGTGGAGGAACCTCCGGCGCTCTCCCGGAGGTTCCGGAATGGAGCGCCACGCGTAATGAACCACCGTCCGTCTGGGCGTCCGGCCAGGGGCTATGCTGCCCGGATGGCAGGGCAGGCATGAGCGGCCTCGTGTGGCTGGCGCTGGACGGCGTGGGGCACCCGCGAGGCGCGCCGCCGGGCTCCGTGTGGGAACAGCCCCTGCCCACGCTGCGCCCGCTCATCGACGCGGGCCTCGCGCTGGACGCGACCCTGGGGGTACCGGGGCTGCCGCAGTCCGGCACCGGCCAGACCTGCTGGCTGACCGGGCTGGACGCCGTGGCGGCCATGGGCGAGCATTTCGGGCCGCAGCCGGGGCCGACCCTGCAGCGGCTGCTGAGTGCCCACAGTCTGCCCAGGCGTCTGGCCCAGGCGGGAGGGCGCGTGGCGCTGGTCAACGAGTACGCGCCGCAGTACTTCGCGGCCCAGCTCCCTGCGGCCTCTCCGGGTGCCGCGCCCACCCGCAACCGCCTGGGCTGCTTTCCCTTCGCCTTCCGGGGGGCGGGGCTGCCGCTCAATCCGCCGGGACTGCCGCTCGTCCGGGCGTCGCTGGGGCTGGGCTTCCGCCCTCCCTGGACGCCCGTGCAGCCGGTGGCCGAGGTGGCGCGGGTGGGCGCGGCGCTGGCCGGGAGTGCCCGTGACCACGACCTGCTGGTGGCCGATCTGTGGTTCAGCGATCTGCTGGGCCACGAGGGCCGCGACCCCACCCCGCCAGGGGTGCAGGCAGCCGGCCTGAACTGGCTGGCCCGCCTGGACGCCCTGCTGGAAGGACTGCTGGAGGCCGGCGCGCGGGTGGTGATCAGCTCCGACCACGGCAATTTCGAGAATCTGGGCGTGAAGGCGCACACCCTGGCGCGGGTGCCCTTCGCCGGGGTGGGCGTGAACCTGGGCCAGCCCCGGGACATCGTGGAGGGGGGCCGGGTGCTGGCGGGGTGGTTCGGCCTGGGCCCCGTGGCCGACAGCGAATTTTAACCCGAGGCACGTTTGGGGCCCAAAGTTATCCACAGGCTTATCCACAATGCCTGTGGATAAGCTGTGGATAAGTCCAGACCACCACCCCCGGAAAACCCTGGGAATGGCTGTGCAGGACAACGTTTCTCTGAGAATTGGCAGGGCGTTCCATAGGTTCCAAAGTTATCCACAGGCGTCCGTTTCACTGTGGATAACTTGTCACCCTGCCCGGGCTTGCCGCACGAATTCGCGCACCGCTTCGGCGTCCTTCACTCCGGGACTGGACTCCAGCCGGCTCACCCCGTCCACTGCGGCGGGACGCAGGGCGGTGATGGCGGCCGCCACGTTCTGCGGCCCCAGCCCACCGGCCAGCCAGGCGCCCACTGGAAACACCGCCCTCAGCGCGTCCCAGTCGAGGGGCACGCCCCCGCCCGGCTGCGGCGCGTCCAGCATCAGGGTGACGCCGGGATGCGCCCTCCACACGTCTGCTCCGGCCAGCTCGGCCGGGCTCAGCACGCGCAGAACGGGATAATACGCGGCGACCTGCTCCACGTAAAGACTTGACAACTCGCCGTGGAGCTGCACGGCACTCACGCGCGCCGCCTCGGCCGTCCGCAGCACCTCGTCGAGCCCCTGGTTCAGGAACACGCCCACCCGGGCCACCGTGACGCCCACACTGAGGCCCGCCTCGCGCGCCACCTGCGGCGACACCAGCCGCCGGCTGACCGGCGCGAAGATGAAGCCCACGGCGTCGGCCCCGGCCTCGGCGCTCATCACGGCGTCGTGAACCGAGGTGGTGCCGCAGACCTTGACGCGCACGCGCTCACTCACGGGCTTCCAGGGCGGCCAGCCTCGCCTCCAGCTCGCGGTTCCTGCGCAGCAGGGCCAGCAGCAGCAGCGCGTAGTGGTCGTAGAGCTTGGGCCGCTCCATGCGGTGCTCGTTCGCCATCCAGCCGTTCAACAGTTCCTCGGAGCGGGCCAGCACCTCGGCGTCGGGCACGTCGCGCCAGGAGCGCTCTCCCAGGATCTCGCGGGCGAAGTTCAGTTCGCGGTCGGTCATGCCCCCATTCTGAGCCAGACGGCCGATGCGCCGCCGTGAGGGGCGTGACACGCTGGGGGGATGTCCGCCACCGCGCCTTCCGCACCCCCGGCCCCTGTCCCAGCGCCGGCCCCTGGCCCGCCGCCAGCGAGCGTTAGCCGCGAGACCACGCTGCACCTGCTGTTCGTGCGGCGCGGGCGGGCGGCGCTGCACACCTTGAGCACCGACCAGACCACCTATGACGGCGCGAACGTGCTGGAGGCGGCACAGACGGCCGGGCTGCGGGGGCGGCTCCTGCGCCGGCTCCACTTCACATCCTCAGGCGAGGTGGACGGGGTGCGCCGGGCCGAGGTGGTGTGGCAGCTGGACGCGGCCGCCGGGGCCCAGCTCGACTGGCAGCCGCTGGCCGCGCTGGGCGAGCGGGAGCGGGGCTGGGCCGAGGCCGCCTGCACGCCGCCGGCCAACGTGCCGTGGATGCACGCGGGCTGGCACGGCGGCGCGCGGGCTTGGCTGGACGCCGAACTGGCCGCGCAGGGCCTGAGGCGCGCGGGCGAACCCACCGTGCTCAAGCACGGGCAGATCAGTGCGCTGTGGCGCGTGCCCACAGACGCAGGGCCGCTGTACTTCAAGGCCGTGCCGGACTTCTTCGCACGGGAAGTGGAGTTCACGCCACTGCTGGCCCGCGAGCTGCCCGGCGCCGCGCCGCCCGTGCTGGCCGCCGACCGGGAGCGGGGCTTCCTGCTGCTGGGCGATTGCGGCGAGGTCAGCGATACCCCCGATCTGAACGCCCTGATGACCCACCTGGCGCGCGTGCAGCGATCCAGCCGGCCCCACCTGAGCGGCTGGGGGCTGCGGGATCGGGGGCCGGAGTACGTGCTGGGCTGGCTGGACGCGCTGTTCTCAGATGAGGTACTGATGCTGGGCCAGGAGGGAGGACTGAGTGCCGAGGAGGCCGGAGCACTCCGCACCGCGCGCCCGGAGCTGGAGGCCGCCCTTCATCGGCTGGCGGCCAGCCCGCTGCCGCGCACGCTGGGGCACGGCGACCTGCACGGCGGCAACGTGACCGTTCAGGACGGCGCCTTCACCCTGCTCGACTGGTCGGACGTGTGCCTGACCCACCCGTTTCTGGACGCGAATCCCGCGTACTTCTTCCCGCACGAGGTCTTCGACGGGGACTGGAGCCTGCACCACGACGTGCTGGACGCCGCCCGCGACGCCTACCTGCACGCCTGGACGGACTCTGCCCCGCTGGACAGCCTGCGCGCCCTGTTCGCCGACGCGCTGCGGGCCGGCGAGCTGTTCCGGGCGCTGGGCTACGTGGACGGCATCCAGGACGCCGTGGAGGACAAGACCGAGTGGCAGGGCGCCCACCTCGATCACCTGAGGCGACTGCTGACGCTGCCGGCCCCCTGAGCCGGAGGCTCAGCCCCCCGGCACGCCCGCCTCCTCGAACGTCCGCATCTCGCGCAGGGTGGCGGCGGCGCCCAGCAGCAGGGGCGCGGCCAGCACGCCGCCCGTGCCCTCGCCCAGCCGCAGGTTCAGGTGGAACATCGGCTTCAGGCTCAGGTGCGAGAGCTGCGCCGCGTGGCCGACCTCCGCGCACTCGCCCGCCGGGAACAGGAAGTCGCGCAGCT
It encodes:
- a CDS encoding VOC family protein, which codes for MTLTLNYVSILVSDMARSLAFYRALGLPIPPAADASQGHVEISVGGLRIAWETEALMQELHAGWTRPAGAGRIGVALQSDSARGVDEAAARLRAAGHSVPEPYDAPWGQRYLTVTDPDGAAVDVFAWQSGHGAAD
- a CDS encoding metalloenzyme domain protein, whose product is MSGLVWLALDGVGHPRGAPPGSVWEQPLPTLRPLIDAGLALDATLGVPGLPQSGTGQTCWLTGLDAVAAMGEHFGPQPGPTLQRLLSAHSLPRRLAQAGGRVALVNEYAPQYFAAQLPAASPGAAPTRNRLGCFPFAFRGAGLPLNPPGLPLVRASLGLGFRPPWTPVQPVAEVARVGAALAGSARDHDLLVADLWFSDLLGHEGRDPTPPGVQAAGLNWLARLDALLEGLLEAGARVVISSDHGNFENLGVKAHTLARVPFAGVGVNLGQPRDIVEGGRVLAGWFGLGPVADSEF
- a CDS encoding phosphoribosylanthranilate isomerase — translated: MSAEAGADAVGFIFAPVSRRLVSPQVAREAGLSVGVTVARVGVFLNQGLDEVLRTAEAARVSAVQLHGELSSLYVEQVAAYYPVLRVLSPAELAGADVWRAHPGVTLMLDAPQPGGGVPLDWDALRAVFPVGAWLAGGLGPQNVAAAITALRPAAVDGVSRLESSPGVKDAEAVREFVRQARAG
- a CDS encoding aminoglycoside phosphotransferase family protein, whose amino-acid sequence is MSATAPSAPPAPVPAPAPGPPPASVSRETTLHLLFVRRGRAALHTLSTDQTTYDGANVLEAAQTAGLRGRLLRRLHFTSSGEVDGVRRAEVVWQLDAAAGAQLDWQPLAALGERERGWAEAACTPPANVPWMHAGWHGGARAWLDAELAAQGLRRAGEPTVLKHGQISALWRVPTDAGPLYFKAVPDFFAREVEFTPLLARELPGAAPPVLAADRERGFLLLGDCGEVSDTPDLNALMTHLARVQRSSRPHLSGWGLRDRGPEYVLGWLDALFSDEVLMLGQEGGLSAEEAGALRTARPELEAALHRLAASPLPRTLGHGDLHGGNVTVQDGAFTLLDWSDVCLTHPFLDANPAYFFPHEVFDGDWSLHHDVLDAARDAYLHAWTDSAPLDSLRALFADALRAGELFRALGYVDGIQDAVEDKTEWQGAHLDHLRRLLTLPAP